A segment of the Planctomycetota bacterium genome:
GGTAGGCGAACTTGCGCCCGTCGGGCAGGCGGTGATCCGCGAGGAACCAGTGATTCAGCAGGGTGCGCGTTGTGCCGGTAATCCCCTCGTAGTTGCGCTCCCGCCATCGGGTCACCTCGGCCCGGATGCCGGCCACGCACGGGGCCATCGTGAGCGACAGGTCCGGGATCAGCGGCGTCTCGGCGCCTTTCCTCCCGCGCGGCATGGCTCACCTCGCTTCTGTTGCTGTGCCGCACGATCGCGCGGCGCCCTCAACTCGCCACCTGGAAGTCCACCCTCCGTGCCTCGGGCACGCGCCGCGAGGCGTCGAGGATCTCAATGCCTACGAGATCCCCCGCCGCATCGTAGTCCAGGATCACCCCGGGCTTCCCCTCATCGCTTTCCGCCACGGGGCCGGGCTTCAGCTCGACGGTCAGCGTGTCGGTGTGGGGATCGTAGACCACCTTCATGGGCGGTCCTCCTTCTGCTCCATTATCTGCCAACCGCGCCTGCTGCGCAAGCCGGCTTCTGCCGCGCCATTGTGGGCGGGGCCTCCGTGCCCCGCGTCTTCTCCTGCTTCTTTTCGCGGGGGACAGAGCCCCCGCCCACAGCAGAGCCACGCCCGACACAGGCTGCCTCACTCCCTCAGGTACTGGGTGGCAATCAAGCCCCGGAACCGCGGATTCGCCGTGGACCATGGCCAGTCTTCGGCGCGAGCGCACAAGCCCTTGCGCACCGGGTTCTCATGCACGTACTGGATCTTCGCCCAGCACCACTCATCGGAGCGCAGCCGGTGATCGTGGTACTCGTCCTGCCACACCTTGCCCACCCGGGGGCCGTACGCGCGGCGCACGGCATTCCACACCGCCCCGCTCAGCCCATGCATGACCTCCTCCAGCGAGCGCTCATGCCCCAGCACCAGCACCCAATGGAAATGGTCCGGCATCACCACAAAGCCCAGAGGGTACGCCAGCGAGCGTTCGAGGTGCCAATGGATGCTGTCCGCGATCCCTTGAGCAACGGGCGGTTCCGCCAACGAAAGCTGCTGGCCCGCCAGGCGGCACTTGGTAATCAAGTAACCCGCCCCGGGCTCCGAGCGTCGCCCTATGCGTAGGCTTGCCTCGTGCGGCAGCTCATTCATCGCCCTTCCTCTGCTGGCTGGCCCTTTATGGGCGGGCCTCCGTGCTGTGGGCGGGGCCTCCGTGCCCCGCGTCTTGCCTTCCCTCCTTTCGCGGGGGACAGAGCCCCCGCCCACAAAGAGCGCCAGCCTGTGGGCGGGACCTCCGTGTCCCGCGTCTTCTCCCGTGTGGGCGGGGCCTCCGTGCCCCGCGTCTTCTCCTCCCTCTCTTCGCGGGGGACAGAGCCCCCGCCCACAGTTCCGACCTCACCTCACCTTCACCTTCAGCGCCTTCGTCGTGTCGTTGCCCAGGATGTCAATCACCTTGACGACCACCGTGTAGTCGCCGGGGGCCTCGTAGGTGTGGCTGGCCTCCTTCTCGAGCCCCTTGCTCCTGCGCGTGCGATACGTCTGCCACTCGTTGTGGAACGTGTCGCCCTTGAAATCCCAGTCCACCGCCCAGTAGTCAACCCACTGCTCCCAGTGGCGCACGGCCCTTCGCACCTCCTCCGACACGTCGTCGGGCGGAATCACGAAGTCGGTCAAGGCCAGGGTCGCCTTGCGCTTCTCCACCTTCGTCGCCACCGACAGCGCGGCCAGCTCGAAGAACTTGATGTCCCCCTGCTCGACGGCCCGCGGATCCATCACGTCGCGCGGGATGCGCAGGAAGCGCATCTGTATCTTCGCCGCCGCCGCCTGCTGCTTCGCCATCTCGTTGATCTCGAAGGCGAACTCCCAGCCCAACACATCCACCGCATTCGTCGTCGGCGCGTCCTGGCCCGTGCCCACGGCCTTGCGGAACTCCGCCGCGATGCTCCGCACGTCGCTCAGGCTCACCGGCGCATCCACCGTGCCCACATGCACCATCCGCCCCTCCCGCACCCCGTGGAGCCACGAGTAGCCCTGCACCGGCTTCGCGTGATACAGCTTCAGGATGAACTCCGTATAGGCCCTCTGCACTTCTGCCCCATTTGTGGGCGGGGCCTCCGTTGTGGGCGGGGCCTCCGTGCCCCGCGTCTTCTCTTCTCTCTCCTCGCGGGGGACAGAGCCCCCGCCCACAATCTCAGACCCTTTGGCGTCTTCCGCGTGTTTCGCGGGCATTTCTTCATTTCCCATCCCGTCTCCCGCCTTGCTCGTCCGTTTCCCCTCTTCTGCCCCATTCGCCTGATTCGCGCGATTCGCGGTCCCCTCTTCTTCACTCCGCACTCCGC
Coding sequences within it:
- a CDS encoding DNA methyltransferase codes for the protein FTKEPSIIEQKAYRDTWGKGLDSYLEWFHHTVVLLHECLAESGSLYVHLDWHVSFYAKAVLDEVFGVDRFQSEIIWKRKDSNKAGTTLAVVTDTILFYSKGEKPTWVPQFLPYSEERLRKAYGNVDDSGRRYALSDLMAPGDRKGTKADYEWKGVRPRSGRHWSYTIEKMRQLEAEGRIFWNSAGIPKLKVYLDEQEGVPLANLWQDIPMVKGGKEAVTFPTQKPEALLERIIKASSNEGDLVLDCFCGSGTTAVVAEKLGRRWIACDLSRFAIHTTRKRLLQIEGVRPFVVQNLGKYERQAWQAGEFGVRSAECGVRSEEEGTANRANQANGAEEGKRTSKAGDGMGNEEMPAKHAEDAKGSEIVGGGSVPREEREEKTRGTEAPPTTEAPPTNGAEVQRAYTEFILKLYHAKPVQGYSWLHGVREGRMVHVGTVDAPVSLSDVRSIAAEFRKAVGTGQDAPTTNAVDVLGWEFAFEINEMAKQQAAAAKIQMRFLRIPRDVMDPRAVEQGDIKFFELAALSVATKVEKRKATLALTDFVIPPDDVSEEVRRAVRHWEQWVDYWAVDWDFKGDTFHNEWQTYRTRRSKGLEKEASHTYEAPGDYTVVVKVIDILGNDTTKALKVKVR
- a CDS encoding DUF2283 domain-containing protein; this translates as MKVVYDPHTDTLTVELKPGPVAESDEGKPGVILDYDAAGDLVGIEILDASRRVPEARRVDFQVAS